One part of the Vicia villosa cultivar HV-30 ecotype Madison, WI linkage group LG6, Vvil1.0, whole genome shotgun sequence genome encodes these proteins:
- the LOC131612770 gene encoding glucan endo-1,3-beta-glucosidase 12-like: MANQASLRFLFFSFLTLFAANNALSTQFLQKSKISKSQIQFFATRRTLQYTNPASTSPAIITVPSTNPGATNLVPSTTPPVSLAPPTNPANSPVPVTNPVTAPITVPGTGTGTGTVPVSSYPPPSPLSGTVPGTNPQIQPPPSTMNPPPSSSSSSQGGGSGGGSWCVAKPGVSQTTLQTALDYACGTNGADCTQIQQGGICYNPNSLQNHASFAFNSYYVKNPAPTSCDFGGVATIVTTNPSSGTCVFPSSSGGGTGSSGSGSNSPSIGFGGPSASPDTSHSTGLRPFLSCMILMTLLASGRLGMSP, encoded by the exons ATGGCAAATCAAGCTTCATTACGCTTCTTGTTCTTCTCTTTTCTCACTCTCTTTGCAGCAAACAATGCATTATCAACACAATTTCTTCAAAAAAGCAAGATCTCAAAATCTCAGATTCAGTTTTTTGCAACTAGGAGAACTCTACAATACACAAATCCAGCATCAACTTCACCAGCAATCATCACTGTTCCTTCAACGAATCCAGGTGCTACAAATCTTGTCCCTTCCACCACACCACCAGTTTCATTAGCACCACCAACAAATCCAGCAAACTCACCAGTTCCTGTCACAAATCCCGTTACAGCTCCTATAACAGTTCCAGGAACTGGCACTGGAACTGGAACTGTTCCTGTGAGTTCTTATCCACCACCTTCACCGTTATCTGGAACTGTTCCTGGTACAAATCCTCAGATTCAGCCTCCTCCTTCAACCATGAATCCtcctccatcttcatcttcatcttctcaagGAGGTGGTAGTGGTGGTGGTAGCTGGTGTGTGGCTAAACCTGGAGTTTCACAGACTACACTTCAAACTGCATTGGATTATGCTTGTGGAACTAATGGTGCTGATTGTACACAAATACAACAAGGCGGAATCTGTTATAATCCTAATTCACTTCAAAACCATGCTTCTTTTGCTTTCAATAGCTACTACGTGAAGAATCCTGCTCCTACTAGCTGTGACTTTGGAGGGGTTGCTACCATTGTTACTACCAATCCTA GTTCTGGTACTTGTGTCTTTCCATCATCTTCAGGAGGAGGAACAGGCTCATCCGG CTCTGGTTCTAACTCACCTTCAATAGGTTTTGGTGGGCCTTCAGCCTCTCCGGATACCTCTCATTCAACTGGTCTGAGGCCTTTCCTAAGCTGCATGATTCTGATGACACTACTGGCCAGCGGAAGACTCGGCATGAGTCCATAG